The region CTTTTCCTTTTTCAAAATCTTCCGGATATCCACCAGATACCACCATAATGGTAGTCGCGCTTCTCTGATCAATTTCTAAGGTAATTTCATCCAGTTTTTCATTGGCTACAGCCAAAAATAACTCGACTAAATCCGTTTTCAATCTTGGAACAACCACTTCGGTTTCCGGGTCACCCATTCTTACATTGTATTCAATTACGATTGGCTCGTTTTTGACATTGATTAATCCTATAAAAACAAAACCTTTATACGGAATTCCATCTTTCTGGAAACCGTCAATAGTTGGTTTTACAATTCGTGTTTCAATCTTTTCCATCAATACGGCATCAACATAAGGAACCGGAGAAACAGCTCCCATTCCACCTGTATTCAAGCCCGTATCGCCTTCGCCAATGCGTTTATAATCTTTGGCTGTTGGTAAAATTTTATAGTTTTTACCATCGGTAAGCACAAAACAACTCAATTCTATTCCGTCAAGGAATTCCTCGATAACTACTTTTGAACTCGCAGCACCAAATTTTTGATGAACCAACATGTTTCTTAATTCATCTTGGGCTTCAGCCAAATCTTGAATGATCAAAACCCCTTTTCCGGCTGCTAGTCCGTCTGCTTTCAAAACATAAGGAGGTTGCAAAGTGGCTAAAAATTCGCATCCTTTTTCTACCGTCTCGGCAGTAAAACTATCGTAAGCCGCAGTTGGAATATTATGTTTTACCAAAAATTCTTTGGCAAATTCTTTACTTCCTTCGAGTTGTGCTCCTATTTTTGAAGGTCCAATCACCGGAATATGTTTTAAATCGGCATCATTCAAAAAGAAATCATAGATTCCTTTTACCAATGGATCTTCGGGACCTACAACAACCATGTCGATTTTTTCAGCCAAAGCAAAAGCTTTTATCGCAT is a window of Flavobacterium acetivorans DNA encoding:
- the purD gene encoding phosphoribosylamine--glycine ligase, whose protein sequence is MTILLLGSGGREHAFAWKMIQSPLCDKLFVAPGNAGTASIATNVNIGVTDFDAIKAFALAEKIDMVVVGPEDPLVKGIYDFFLNDADLKHIPVIGPSKIGAQLEGSKEFAKEFLVKHNIPTAAYDSFTAETVEKGCEFLATLQPPYVLKADGLAAGKGVLIIQDLAEAQDELRNMLVHQKFGAASSKVVIEEFLDGIELSCFVLTDGKNYKILPTAKDYKRIGEGDTGLNTGGMGAVSPVPYVDAVLMEKIETRIVKPTIDGFQKDGIPYKGFVFIGLINVKNEPIVIEYNVRMGDPETEVVVPRLKTDLVELFLAVANEKLDEITLEIDQRSATTIMVVSGGYPEDFEKGKVISGLENITDSIVFHAGTKLDNGDVVSNGGRVLAVTSYGDDFEQAIKKSYQNIDKLNFDKMYFRKDIGNDLK